In the genome of Luteibacter yeojuensis, one region contains:
- a CDS encoding DUF2007 domain-containing protein, producing MRIAYHAESLIDAHLVKDALERAEIPAFIAGEFLTGAVGQLPARDFLAVMVPDGAAEAAEGIVRRIDAQLAAARKAAASDDDFGAVTIPA from the coding sequence ATGCGCATCGCCTACCACGCCGAATCACTGATCGACGCCCATCTTGTAAAGGATGCGTTGGAGCGTGCGGAGATTCCGGCGTTCATCGCCGGCGAATTCCTCACCGGCGCGGTGGGCCAGCTGCCCGCCCGCGACTTCCTGGCGGTGATGGTCCCGGACGGTGCCGCCGAAGCGGCGGAGGGCATCGTCCGCCGGATCGATGCCCAGCTGGCCGCGGCCCGCAAGGCCGCGGCGTCCGACGACGACTTCGGCGCGGTTACCATCCCGGCCTGA
- a CDS encoding adenine phosphoribosyltransferase has translation MQAILDLVRDVPDFPRPGIMFKDITPLLADAAAFGGCIDALCEPWREQGVGAVCGIESRGFIFGAAMARALGAGFVPLRKAGKLPPPVIGVDYGLEYGLDRLEIGTHALAPGEKVVVVDDVLATGGTLEAGRRLVERLGAEVVGASVVIELAGLNGRARWSGDLPLHALIGY, from the coding sequence ATGCAGGCCATTCTCGACCTCGTCCGCGACGTGCCGGACTTTCCGCGTCCCGGCATCATGTTCAAGGACATCACGCCCCTGCTCGCCGATGCGGCGGCATTCGGCGGTTGCATCGACGCCCTGTGCGAGCCCTGGCGCGAGCAGGGCGTTGGCGCCGTCTGCGGCATCGAATCGCGGGGATTCATCTTCGGTGCCGCGATGGCGCGGGCACTGGGGGCCGGCTTCGTGCCCCTGCGCAAGGCCGGCAAGCTGCCGCCGCCGGTGATCGGCGTCGACTACGGCCTGGAGTACGGCCTCGACCGCCTGGAGATCGGGACGCATGCCCTCGCCCCGGGCGAAAAGGTGGTCGTGGTCGACGACGTGCTCGCGACGGGCGGCACGCTGGAGGCCGGGCGCCGGCTGGTGGAACGGTTGGGCGCCGAGGTCGTCGGTGCGAGCGTCGTGATCGAACTCGCGGGGCTCAACGGCCGTGCACGCTGGTCGGGCGACCTGCCGCTGCACGCCCTCATCGGGTACTGA
- a CDS encoding nucleoside deaminase has translation MLYAQVHLTLPPWVHETVNTSADYAGDEAKVGLAIELSALNVDLGTGGPFGAVVFDGNDRIVAVGVNRVVPLNTSVAHAEMMAYMTAQLRLQRFRLNEDGGRFVLATSAQPCCQCFGATVWAGIDELLIGARAEDVEELTTFDEGPLPPDWIGELERRGIAVRRDIRREEACAVLRRYGESGPAY, from the coding sequence ATGCTGTACGCGCAGGTCCATCTCACCCTTCCGCCCTGGGTGCACGAGACGGTGAACACCTCGGCGGACTACGCCGGCGACGAGGCCAAGGTGGGCCTTGCCATCGAACTGTCGGCACTCAACGTCGACCTGGGCACGGGCGGTCCGTTCGGCGCGGTGGTGTTCGACGGCAACGACCGCATCGTCGCCGTCGGCGTGAACCGCGTCGTGCCGCTCAACACTTCCGTGGCGCACGCCGAGATGATGGCATACATGACGGCGCAGCTACGCCTGCAACGCTTCCGCCTCAACGAGGACGGTGGCCGCTTCGTCCTCGCGACCAGTGCGCAACCTTGCTGCCAGTGCTTTGGCGCAACGGTATGGGCCGGCATCGACGAACTGCTGATCGGCGCGCGGGCCGAAGACGTCGAGGAACTCACGACCTTCGACGAGGGCCCGCTCCCGCCGGACTGGATCGGCGAACTCGAGCGCCGCGGCATCGCCGTGCGCCGGGACATCCGCCGTGAGGAGGCATGCGCCGTGCTGCGCCGCTACGGCGAATCGGGCCCGGCGTATTGA
- a CDS encoding peroxiredoxin produces MLSIGDKFPQFNLKAVAGGPLATKIEDAFVDVTDKSYEGKWKLVFFYPKDFTFVCPTEIKGFSDLNEKFADRDCQILAASTDSEFVHRAWRMDHADLKDLTFPMLADIKKELSAALGILTDEGVAQRATFLVDPNGEIQFAYVTAGSVGRNPDEVLRVLDALQTDELCACNWKAGDETLKVA; encoded by the coding sequence ATGCTGAGCATTGGCGACAAGTTCCCCCAGTTCAACCTCAAGGCCGTGGCCGGCGGCCCGCTGGCTACCAAGATCGAGGACGCCTTCGTCGACGTGACGGACAAGTCCTATGAGGGTAAGTGGAAGCTTGTCTTCTTCTATCCGAAGGACTTCACCTTCGTCTGCCCGACCGAGATCAAGGGCTTCAGCGACCTGAACGAGAAGTTCGCCGATCGCGACTGCCAGATCCTGGCCGCGTCGACCGACTCCGAGTTCGTCCACCGCGCCTGGCGCATGGACCACGCCGACCTGAAGGACCTGACCTTCCCGATGCTGGCAGACATCAAGAAGGAGCTGTCCGCGGCTCTCGGCATCCTGACCGATGAAGGCGTTGCCCAGCGTGCCACCTTCCTCGTCGATCCGAACGGCGAGATCCAGTTCGCCTACGTGACTGCCGGTTCGGTCGGCCGCAACCCGGACGAAGTGCTGCGCGTCCTCGACGCCCTGCAGACCGACGAGCTGTGCGCCTGCAACTGGAAGGCCGGCGACGAGACCCTGAAGGTCGCCTAA
- the oxyR gene encoding DNA-binding transcriptional regulator OxyR: MNLRDLSYLVALAEYRHFGRAAEASFVSQPTLSTQIRKLEDELGVALVERTPRKVLLTETGREIARRARAVLSQVDEIKSIAQRTRDPESGTIRLGIFPTLGPYLLPHVIPRLRERFPRLELLLREEKTEQVLHMLREGTLDAGILALPVHDDSLHTEFLFEEPFLLAVPGGHPLASRRKLRMEDLSEQNLLLLEDGHCLRDQALEVCHMAGAGEKSGFRATSLETLRQMVSANVGITLLPALAVKPPIAQSANVQLVEFDAPAPSRRIAMLWRKSSAMTPFFEALAAVIRDVPAHLLSANGCATGQPDATPHVAPPSS; the protein is encoded by the coding sequence ATGAATCTGCGTGACCTGTCCTACCTCGTCGCCCTGGCGGAGTACCGTCATTTCGGCCGGGCCGCCGAAGCCAGCTTCGTCAGCCAGCCCACGCTCTCCACCCAGATCCGCAAGCTCGAGGACGAACTGGGGGTGGCGTTGGTGGAACGTACCCCGCGAAAGGTCCTCCTCACGGAAACGGGGCGTGAAATCGCCCGCCGCGCCCGGGCCGTGCTCTCCCAGGTGGACGAGATCAAGTCGATCGCCCAGCGCACGCGCGATCCCGAATCCGGCACGATCCGCCTGGGCATCTTCCCCACCCTCGGCCCCTACCTCCTGCCCCATGTGATCCCGCGCCTCCGCGAACGGTTTCCGCGGCTGGAACTGCTGCTGCGCGAAGAGAAGACCGAACAGGTGCTGCACATGCTGCGCGAGGGCACCCTCGATGCGGGCATCCTCGCGCTGCCGGTGCACGACGATTCCCTGCACACGGAGTTTCTATTCGAGGAACCGTTCCTGCTGGCCGTGCCGGGTGGGCACCCGCTCGCCTCGCGGCGGAAGTTGCGCATGGAAGACCTCTCGGAGCAGAACCTGCTCCTGCTCGAGGACGGCCACTGCCTGCGCGACCAGGCGCTCGAGGTCTGCCACATGGCCGGCGCGGGCGAGAAATCCGGCTTCCGCGCCACCAGCCTCGAGACGCTGCGGCAGATGGTGTCGGCGAACGTCGGCATCACCCTCCTGCCCGCGCTGGCCGTCAAGCCGCCCATCGCGCAGTCGGCCAATGTCCAGCTCGTGGAATTCGACGCCCCGGCACCGAGCCGGCGCATCGCCATGCTGTGGCGGAAGAGTTCGGCCATGACGCCGTTCTTCGAGGCGCTGGCGGCGGTGATCCGCGACGTCCCCGCCCATCTGCTCAGTGCCAATGGCTGCGCCACGGGTCAACCGGATGCCACGCCGCACGTTGCCCCTCCATCGTCTTAA
- a CDS encoding TVP38/TMEM64 family protein: MTGRWRALLPLLLLLAGGAALFASGALDRFEPHRLLAEEGHLRAGIAANPVTSRLAFAGLLALAIATGVPGTILLVLGGGLLFGAVEGTALSSVALVLGSLALYLASRYAFGAGRKDPPLLAQRLRKGFAAHPVTYTLALRFVPVVPLGAMTVALAWLRCPLWLFIGATWLGGTVSLFVESSVGAGLGETLGDGKAVSAANLLDGRILVPLAAFAILTILPLAARTLVTRLRRPR; the protein is encoded by the coding sequence GTGACCGGCCGCTGGCGCGCCCTGCTGCCATTGCTCCTTCTCCTCGCCGGAGGCGCCGCGCTGTTCGCCAGCGGCGCGCTCGACCGTTTCGAACCGCACCGTCTGCTTGCCGAGGAGGGTCACCTCCGTGCGGGAATCGCCGCAAACCCCGTGACCTCGCGGCTCGCCTTCGCCGGCCTGCTGGCGCTGGCGATCGCCACCGGCGTGCCCGGTACCATCCTGCTCGTGCTGGGCGGTGGCCTGTTGTTCGGGGCCGTGGAGGGCACCGCCCTTTCGTCGGTGGCGCTCGTGCTCGGCTCGCTGGCGTTGTACCTCGCCAGCCGTTATGCCTTCGGCGCCGGCCGGAAGGACCCACCGCTGCTCGCCCAGCGCCTGCGCAAGGGCTTCGCCGCGCATCCCGTGACCTACACGCTGGCCCTCCGGTTCGTGCCCGTCGTCCCGCTCGGCGCCATGACGGTGGCCCTGGCCTGGCTGCGCTGCCCGCTGTGGCTCTTCATCGGCGCCACCTGGCTCGGCGGCACGGTGTCGCTGTTCGTGGAGAGTTCCGTGGGGGCGGGGCTCGGCGAGACGCTGGGGGACGGCAAGGCGGTGAGCGCCGCCAACCTGCTGGACGGCCGTATCCTCGTGCCGCTGGCCGCCTTCGCGATCCTCACGATCCTTCCCCTGGCCGCGCGCACCCTGGTCACGCGTCTGCGCCGTCCGCGCTGA
- a CDS encoding glutamine--tRNA ligase/YqeY domain fusion protein, which produces MSTETPVLQQHFIRQIVREDVTSGKHAQIRTRFPPEPNGYLHLGHAKSICLNYGLAVEFGGICNLRFDDTNPSKEDLEFVEAIQRDVNWLGFEWAELRHASDYFEVFYRSALKLIRLGLAYVDDLSADEVREYRGTLTEPGRNSPYRERSVEENLDLFRRMRAGEFADGSKTLRAKIDMASGNINLRDPALYRVRKVHHQNTGDAWPIYPMYDFAHSLSDALEGITHSLCTLEFEDHRPLYDWCVDKVDLAHDPELWEPLLAAGLPTVPSKPRQIEFSRGNLNYTVMSKRKLITLVSENLVDGWDDPRMPTLAGIRRRGFTPASIRLFWERIGVSKQNSTIDMSVLEGAVRDDLDGTAPRRLAVIDPLKLVITNLDEAHAESLTFPNHPKDESFGTRSVPFSRELWIERDDFAEVPPKGFHRLKPEGEVRLRGVGIVRCDEVVKNADGDVVELRCTLDLASRTGMPGADRKVKGTIHWVSARDAVPAVIRLYDRLFDLADPDDDSDGKTYKDHINPHSRHIAHGYVEPAAAGAAREDRVQFERLGYFVADMHDHTHAAPVFNRVVTLRDSWAKQA; this is translated from the coding sequence ATGTCGACCGAAACGCCCGTCCTGCAGCAGCACTTCATCCGCCAGATCGTCCGTGAAGACGTAACCTCCGGAAAGCATGCGCAGATCCGTACCCGCTTCCCGCCGGAGCCGAACGGCTACCTGCACCTGGGCCATGCCAAGTCGATCTGCCTCAATTACGGTCTCGCCGTCGAATTCGGCGGCATCTGCAACCTGCGTTTCGACGACACCAACCCCTCGAAGGAAGACCTCGAGTTCGTCGAGGCCATCCAGCGGGACGTGAACTGGCTGGGTTTCGAGTGGGCCGAGCTGCGCCATGCCTCGGACTACTTCGAGGTGTTCTACCGGTCGGCGCTGAAGCTCATCCGTCTCGGCCTCGCCTATGTGGACGACCTCAGCGCGGACGAGGTGCGCGAGTACCGCGGCACGCTGACCGAGCCGGGCCGCAACTCGCCGTACCGCGAGCGTTCGGTCGAGGAGAACCTCGACCTGTTCCGGCGCATGCGCGCCGGCGAGTTCGCGGACGGCAGCAAGACGCTGCGCGCGAAGATCGACATGGCGTCGGGCAACATCAACCTGCGCGATCCCGCGCTGTACCGCGTGCGCAAGGTTCACCACCAGAATACCGGCGACGCGTGGCCGATCTATCCGATGTACGACTTCGCGCACTCCCTTTCCGACGCGCTGGAAGGCATCACGCATTCGCTGTGCACGCTGGAATTCGAAGACCACCGGCCGCTGTACGACTGGTGCGTCGACAAGGTGGACCTCGCGCACGATCCGGAGCTGTGGGAACCACTGCTCGCCGCGGGTCTGCCCACGGTACCGAGCAAGCCACGCCAGATCGAATTCTCGCGCGGCAACCTCAACTACACCGTGATGAGCAAGCGCAAGCTGATCACCCTGGTCTCCGAAAACCTCGTGGACGGCTGGGACGATCCGCGCATGCCCACGCTCGCCGGCATCCGCCGCCGCGGCTTCACGCCCGCGAGCATCCGCCTGTTCTGGGAGCGCATCGGCGTCAGCAAGCAGAACAGCACGATCGACATGAGCGTGCTCGAGGGCGCCGTGCGCGACGACCTCGACGGCACCGCGCCTCGCCGCCTCGCGGTCATCGATCCGCTGAAGCTGGTCATCACCAACCTCGACGAGGCGCATGCCGAGTCGCTGACCTTCCCCAACCATCCGAAGGACGAGTCGTTCGGCACACGCAGCGTGCCCTTCTCGCGCGAACTGTGGATCGAACGCGACGACTTCGCCGAAGTGCCGCCGAAGGGCTTCCATCGCCTGAAGCCGGAAGGCGAAGTGCGCCTGCGCGGCGTCGGCATCGTGCGTTGCGACGAGGTCGTGAAGAACGCCGATGGCGACGTGGTGGAACTGCGCTGCACGCTCGACCTCGCGTCGCGCACCGGCATGCCGGGCGCGGACCGCAAGGTGAAGGGCACCATCCACTGGGTGAGCGCACGCGATGCGGTGCCGGCCGTGATTCGTCTCTACGATCGCCTGTTCGACCTGGCCGATCCAGACGACGACAGCGACGGCAAGACCTATAAGGACCACATCAATCCGCACTCGCGGCACATCGCGCACGGCTACGTGGAACCGGCCGCCGCGGGCGCCGCGCGCGAGGACCGCGTGCAGTTCGAGCGTCTCGGCTACTTCGTCGCCGACATGCACGACCATACGCACGCCGCGCCGGTATTCAACCGGGTGGTGACCCTGCGCGACTCCTGGGCGAAGCAGGCCTGA
- a CDS encoding carboxymuconolactone decarboxylase family protein produces MSVADLRSKLPEYAKDLKLNLDAVLSEPGAPGLNMAQIAMVALGSAYASRFKPLTEAIAAFAAEHATPEQLTAAKGSAAIMGMNNIYYRFQHLVSHPEYETIPAKLRMNVIAGYKGDAKNDFELVSLAVSAVNGCGLCIDSHDRVLREGGIGVQAIQSAVRIASVIHAVAVVLEQADAAG; encoded by the coding sequence ATGAGCGTCGCCGATCTGCGCAGCAAGCTTCCCGAATACGCGAAAGACCTCAAGCTCAATCTCGATGCCGTACTGAGCGAGCCGGGCGCCCCGGGCCTCAACATGGCGCAGATCGCGATGGTCGCGCTGGGCTCGGCGTACGCCTCCCGCTTCAAGCCGCTGACCGAGGCGATCGCCGCCTTCGCCGCCGAACACGCCACGCCCGAGCAGTTGACCGCCGCCAAGGGTTCGGCCGCGATCATGGGCATGAACAACATCTACTATCGCTTCCAGCACCTCGTCAGCCACCCGGAATACGAGACCATCCCGGCCAAGCTGCGCATGAATGTCATCGCCGGGTACAAGGGCGACGCGAAGAACGATTTCGAACTCGTCTCGCTGGCGGTGTCCGCCGTGAACGGCTGCGGTTTGTGCATCGACTCGCACGATCGTGTGCTGCGCGAAGGCGGCATCGGCGTGCAGGCGATCCAGAGCGCGGTGCGCATCGCGTCGGTGATTCACGCGGTGGCGGTGGTGCTGGAGCAGGCCGACGCGGCCGGCTGA
- a CDS encoding ATP-binding response regulator translates to MRDLSAPWLEKVWRRTSLVQRLTCVALVPTAISAILLVTLLTRHQMDTLHEMGRSTADAIAQQAATVSGDALRTGERRELGRIAQSIVQLPQVSRVRISDRDGEILADRVNGSIAAAGDDDDNGLTVSREILDPLSRRAVGSVTVDVSVEDAVAAQRASLHNALVWLALSLLIAVMIGWSTARWLSAPLRNLAIAVRQLGLGDRTVVVPVTDDTEIGDLQRGFNGAASKLLHAQIGMEREIATATDELARKNAALEAASVAKARFLAAASHDLRQPLYALTLFSSGLAVDEYDPVRLNRIAHIQECVESLDHLFGELLDLSRLETGAMPAVIRDVPLDEVFEEVSVNFRMVAEQHDLRLVVRTTRLWVRSDRTMLARILNNLVSNALRYTRTGGVLVGARRRQDGSVRVDVWDTGLGIAKEHLQHIFDEFYRVEGGPETGRPEGTRRGLGLGLSTVQKLAGLLGTRATVRSRPGKGTLFSIVLPEAQPGMMDAAPAPAVDPGMPRDIVGMRVLVIDDEPTILAGISYLLGSWGCEVMTAEDAQQAMEAVHQWMQPPDIVISDLRLREGTGMEVIDLLDRYYRRRPGDPPPFARVLITGETRGEFLHHIDQTATQVLFKPVSPERLHEVMVSAWTVHRAAV, encoded by the coding sequence ATGCGTGACCTATCCGCTCCATGGCTGGAAAAAGTCTGGCGACGCACGTCGCTCGTGCAGCGCCTGACCTGCGTGGCGCTCGTACCGACGGCAATCAGCGCGATCCTGCTGGTCACGCTCCTCACCCGCCACCAGATGGACACCCTGCACGAAATGGGGCGGTCCACCGCGGACGCGATCGCGCAACAGGCCGCCACAGTGTCGGGCGACGCCCTGCGCACCGGCGAACGGCGCGAACTGGGCCGGATCGCGCAGTCCATCGTGCAGCTGCCGCAGGTGTCGCGCGTGCGCATCAGCGACCGCGACGGCGAGATCCTGGCCGATCGCGTGAACGGGTCCATCGCCGCCGCCGGCGACGACGACGACAACGGTCTCACCGTATCCCGCGAGATCCTCGATCCGCTGTCCCGCCGCGCGGTCGGCTCGGTCACCGTGGACGTCAGCGTGGAAGACGCTGTCGCGGCGCAGCGAGCCAGCTTGCACAACGCGCTGGTCTGGCTGGCCCTCAGCCTGCTCATCGCCGTGATGATCGGCTGGTCCACGGCGCGTTGGCTGAGCGCGCCCCTGCGCAACCTCGCCATCGCCGTGCGCCAGCTGGGCCTCGGCGACCGCACGGTGGTGGTCCCGGTCACCGACGACACGGAGATCGGCGACCTGCAGCGCGGCTTCAACGGCGCGGCCTCCAAACTGCTGCACGCGCAGATCGGCATGGAGCGCGAGATCGCCACCGCGACCGACGAGCTGGCCCGCAAGAACGCCGCCCTGGAGGCGGCCAGCGTGGCCAAGGCACGCTTTCTCGCCGCCGCGTCCCACGACCTGCGCCAGCCCCTCTACGCGCTCACGCTGTTCTCCTCCGGGCTGGCGGTGGACGAGTACGACCCGGTGCGCCTCAACCGCATCGCGCACATCCAGGAATGCGTCGAGTCGCTCGACCACCTGTTCGGCGAGCTGCTCGACCTCTCGCGCCTCGAGACCGGCGCGATGCCCGCGGTGATCCGCGACGTGCCCCTGGACGAAGTCTTCGAGGAAGTCAGCGTGAACTTCCGCATGGTGGCCGAGCAGCACGACCTCCGTCTCGTGGTGCGCACGACCCGCCTCTGGGTGCGCTCCGACCGCACCATGCTCGCGCGCATCCTGAACAACCTCGTGAGCAACGCGCTGCGCTACACGCGCACCGGCGGCGTGCTCGTGGGCGCGCGGCGGCGGCAGGACGGCAGCGTTCGCGTGGATGTCTGGGACACCGGCCTGGGCATCGCCAAGGAACACCTGCAGCACATCTTCGACGAGTTCTACCGGGTGGAGGGCGGCCCGGAGACCGGGCGGCCGGAAGGCACGCGGCGCGGCCTGGGGCTCGGCCTGTCGACGGTACAGAAGCTGGCCGGCCTGCTCGGCACCCGCGCGACCGTCCGTTCCCGGCCGGGCAAGGGCACCCTCTTCTCGATCGTCCTGCCCGAGGCGCAACCCGGGATGATGGATGCCGCGCCCGCGCCGGCCGTCGACCCGGGCATGCCACGCGACATCGTGGGCATGCGCGTGCTCGTGATCGACGACGAACCGACCATCCTTGCCGGAATAAGCTACCTCCTGGGCAGTTGGGGGTGCGAGGTGATGACCGCCGAGGACGCCCAGCAGGCGATGGAGGCCGTCCACCAGTGGATGCAGCCGCCGGACATCGTCATCTCGGACCTGCGCCTGCGCGAGGGCACGGGCATGGAGGTGATCGACCTGCTCGACCGTTACTACCGCCGCCGGCCCGGCGATCCGCCGCCGTTCGCCCGCGTGCTGATCACGGGCGAGACCCGAGGCGAGTTCCTGCATCACATAGACCAGACGGCCACCCAGGTGCTGTTCAAGCCAGTATCCCCGGAGCGTCTGCACGAGGTAATGGTTTCGGCATGGACTGTCCATCGGGCAGCCGTCTGA